A portion of the Candidatus Eisenbacteria bacterium genome contains these proteins:
- the tsf gene encoding translation elongation factor Ts — protein sequence MTITAELVRTLREKTGAGMMECKKALTETSGDLDKAVEVLRKSGIARAETRSGRAASQGRIEAYVHDARIGVLVEVNCETDFVARTDDFLRLCRDLAMQVAAANADYVRREEVPAGRVEKEKEIFAAQLANEGKPANIIEKILVGKLDRFYSEVCLLEQPFIKDDKKSVGDLVKETSARTGENVVVRRFARFRLGAE from the coding sequence ATGACGATCACGGCGGAACTGGTCAGGACGCTGCGCGAGAAGACCGGCGCGGGCATGATGGAATGCAAGAAGGCGCTCACCGAGACGTCGGGGGACCTGGACAAGGCGGTGGAGGTGCTCCGCAAGTCCGGCATCGCCCGGGCCGAGACGCGTTCGGGCCGCGCCGCCTCGCAGGGCCGGATCGAGGCCTACGTGCACGACGCGCGCATCGGCGTGCTCGTCGAAGTGAACTGCGAAACGGACTTCGTGGCGCGCACCGACGACTTCCTGCGCCTGTGCAGGGACCTGGCGATGCAGGTGGCCGCCGCGAACGCGGACTACGTCCGGCGCGAGGAAGTGCCGGCCGGGCGCGTCGAGAAGGAGAAGGAGATCTTCGCCGCGCAGCTCGCGAACGAGGGCAAGCCGGCGAACATCATCGAGAAGATCCTGGTCGGCAAGCTCGACCGGTTCTACTCCGAGGTCTGCCTGCTCGAGCAGCCGTTCATCAAGGACGACAAGAAGTCGGTCGGCGACCTGGTGAAGGAGACGTCGGCCAGGACGGGCGAGAACGTCGTCGTCCGCCGTTTCGCCCGCTTCCGCCTGGGCGCGGAGTAG
- a CDS encoding UMP kinase: MAVRYQRILLKLSGELLAGEAGHGISDEVLAALADEIRDVRAMDVQVGVVIGGGNIFRGLAGSTRGMDRVGADQMGMLATVINCLALQHALEKRGQYTRVMSAIRMDQICEPYIRRRAVRHLEKGRIVLFGAGTGNPYFTTDTAAVLRAIEVGADVILKGTKVDGIYSGDPMQDPSASLFASIGYMDILNRGLKVMDSTAISLCMDNRLPLVVFNVGQSGNLVRLVRGEAVGTRVGE, from the coding sequence TTGGCCGTCCGCTACCAGCGGATCCTCCTCAAGCTGAGCGGCGAGCTGCTCGCCGGCGAGGCCGGGCACGGCATCTCGGACGAGGTGCTCGCGGCGCTCGCGGACGAGATCCGCGACGTGCGCGCGATGGACGTGCAGGTCGGCGTGGTGATCGGGGGCGGCAACATCTTCCGCGGTCTCGCCGGCAGCACGCGGGGCATGGACCGGGTGGGCGCGGATCAGATGGGGATGCTGGCGACGGTCATCAACTGCCTGGCGCTCCAGCACGCGCTCGAGAAGCGCGGGCAGTACACGCGGGTGATGTCGGCGATCCGCATGGACCAGATCTGCGAGCCGTACATCCGCCGGCGCGCCGTGCGCCACCTCGAGAAGGGGCGCATCGTCCTGTTCGGGGCCGGCACGGGCAACCCGTACTTCACGACCGACACCGCGGCGGTGCTGCGCGCGATCGAGGTCGGGGCGGACGTCATCCTCAAGGGCACGAAGGTGGACGGGATCTACTCGGGCGATCCGATGCAGGACCCGTCCGCGAGCCTGTTTGCGAGCATCGGCTACATGGATATTCTGAATCGCGGATTGAAGGTCATGGATTCGACCGCGATCTCGCTGTGCATGGACAACCGGCTGCCGCTCGTGGTCTTCAATGTCGGCCAGAGCGGCAATCTGGTCCGGCTGGTGCGGGGCGAGGCGGTCGGCACCCGGGTGGGGGAGTGA